AGATTCTTTCATTGCAAATGAATTTGCgtcttttgaattttgaaccatataggtttaaaaaaaaatttttttttaagagagagtgagagaggagagggagagagagagagagagagagagagagagagagaattttttttaatatttattttttagttctcgggggacacaacatctttgctggtatgtggtgctgaggatcgaacccgggccgcacgcatgctaggcaagcgcgctaccgcttgagctacatccccagcccctaaaaaatttttttgttgttgttgttgttaaaatggaatttagaaaataaacaggAACTCCCAGAATCTTGACTTCAGGAAGGGAACCCAGAGGGTGAGATCAGCTTTTCACAGAGAAGAGCCCCCTAGTGGCCCACATTCTGTTGCATCCAGGTGCACACTCCCAGGGACTTGGGCTCAGGGCAGTTGCCCAGTGTGGCCTCTGGGGCCACACAAAAGGAATGAATCCCCGCTTCTGTGCAGTAGCGCTGCCTCCGGGTGGGTCTTCTCTCGACTCCTGTGCGGGCCCATCCATAGCGGTCTGAGGGACCGTGGGATTGCAATTTTTTCCTGTGGAGAATCTTTCCCGATGAAGTTGGATGCAGAAGTCCCTTGCTCCTGGGAGACAGAGTGGGGTTAACAGGTAGTgggagaaggaggcaggagggccaAGGGGAGGTACTACTCAGCTTTCTCCCGTGGGACCTGAGGAACAGTTTCAAAACCACTAATGTACTGGAAAAATCCCAGATCAGGGCCTGCTCCAGATCTGCCGAGCCAGAGCCCAGAGGGATCAGGGAGGAAAGGGCAGGAGTTTGAGTTTGCATTTTTAAGACTTCCAGAGGAGGCCCTGACAGACCCTCCTGCCCTGTTACTGAATTGAGTTGGATGCGGTGGCTCACGCTTGTGGTCCagggggctcaggaggctgaggcaggaagatcgtgtgttcaaagccagcctcagtaacttagtgaggccctaggcaactgagtgagaccctgcctcaaaataaaatacaaaaaagggctggggatgaggctcagtggttaggtgcctctGGCTCAGTCTCCATCCCCTACCCTCGTCCCAGAaaagcaggaggagagagggagcctGCGGGAGGCCTTGCTGAAGGGGAACCAGACCTGAGCGGTGACGCTCTTCACACCCCTTCCCGGCCTGGACCCTCTGGCTGTGCCCCTCTGGCTGTCAGGATCCTGGAGAAGGGGTGGCCAGGTCTGGAGGCAGctcccgggggtgggggtggggaccaggGTTTTCAGCAGAGTGCCAGGAatgtggggaaggggaagggaccAGGGCCAAAGGCTGGGGGCACGACTTCCCCAGGAGTTGGGGTGGGGCAGGCGGTGGCGGGGGACGTGCAGTGAAGTTGGTTGGTTTTTGTCAGATTTCCCACTTGAGTTGAAGGCTAAGCCTGTGCCCAGGGGTTGCCAACTAATTTCAGGATTAGTTTAAGCCAGAAATAATTGGGAAGGTAAAATTTGCAAAGAGAAAACCACATCAAACATTCAAAGACAGATGGAAACAGTTTCTGGATGACCCCGGACCTTCCTCCCACCTTTGAGTGACGGGGTTTGTCCTGTTCCAGAACTCTCTCCTTTGCAGACCTTTGGCCTAATGGCTGGAGTCATTCTTGCTCTAGCTGGGGAGGTGGTGCGGCAGGGCCTGCTCTTCCAGTTCTAGGAGGGCCTTGGAGGTGGAGAGGGCAGTGCCTGAGGTGTAATATGCTTTGGACAGGAGCACAGCCTGGACTTCCAGAGACTTCTGGACGCCAGCACCTACAAGGAGGCTTATCGGAGGGACATGATCCGCTGGGGGGAGGAGAAGCGCCGGGCCGACCCGGGCTTTTTCTGCAGGAAGATCGTAGAAGGCGTCTCCCAGCCCATCTGGGTAAGAGGTCACCTTGGCAGCCGGAGGACAACCTCTCTCCGCAGCCCTCGCTGTTCCCAGCCCCCTGTCTGCCCTGCCCTGGTCCTGGGCAAGTCCCCCGTCTTTCCCCAGGCGTCACAGCAGCCCCCACTCCTCTCGGTCTCTGGCTCTGGCTGTGTCCTGTGATCCCTTCATCGCACAGTGGCCTTTTACAGAGGAACACTAGTCACGCCACTGCTAGTCTGCAACACTTTGGTGCTGGACGCACACGCCTGTCatttcagctacttgggaatACTGAGAGAACACTGGGGTGGGGGGACCCAAAACAAGACCCTTTGGGGGTTACCCATCATTCTTGTGAACAAAATCAGTCCTTAACTTCTGGACGTTGCTCCTGCTCCTTTCAGCCTCTTTACTCCCTGAGCTGCAGCTGCCCTCTCCTTCCCTGTTCCTTAAATAAATCAATCtcgttttgtttttctttctttttttggtactggggacaacccaggggtgctcaaccattgagtcgcatccccaacccttgtttattttttattttgacacagggtcttgctaagttgtttagagcctcactaagttgctgaggctggtcttgaacttgcgatcctggggttacaggcatgtgccactgtgcccagctgcatTATAGGCTCTGAAGACAGGTGCATTTTACCACTCTAGCTTCAGCACGTGGCATAGTGCCAGCACCTAGTAGGTGCCTCCTGAAACCCTTGTGCAGCGCTCTATTCGGGTGAACAAGCGGTCTGCAGGGGGTCGGCACGCAGCAGTGTTCTCTCAGTGTGTGACCGGATGGAAGGAGGAACTGAGGCCAGCTGCTCTGTCCTAGCTGCTCTGGTGCTCACGATGCTGATGCCGGGGTGGATGCCGGGGTGGAGCCGCACAGTGGTTTGGTTTCTCTGGTATCCCCCTTCCCGCCAGCTGCAGCAACCTGTCTGTGTCCCTGCCCTGCAGCTGGTGAGTGACACACGGAGGGTGTCTGACATCCAGTGGTTCCGGGAGGCCTATGGGGCTGCGATGCAGACGGTCCGCGTGTTCGCCTCGGAGCAGAGCCGGCAGCAGCGGGGCTGGGTGTTCACGCCAGGTAAGCTGCTTGTAGTAGCATCTGTCCCCAGGGCTTGGTTCACAGGTGAGACACACTATGTGGAGGTCACGGACCCTGACCCCAGTGTCCTGGGCCTCCTGCTGGCTCCTTGGTAAGCCTGAGGACAGTGAGGGAGAGGTTCCCAGGAGGGGTCTGAGGCCTAGGGCTCAGGAGTGGGACGGCAGAGGGTGTTCTGGAGGGTCAAGGTCTCCCTGTGACTCTGACTTGGTCCCTTTACCCAGGCTGTCCTCTCAAGGCCGATGGGCTTCTCTGGGGGTCTGGCTGAGACCCACCCCGtgaccctcccctttgccttgcAGCTCTGTGGGGGCTGACAGCGGGGGGGAGGAAGCCCCCAGCGTAGTTCCTCTTGGTGCACACACCCGGTGAGGGGTGTCCCGAGGCGGGAGCTCTCAGCAGTCTCGGGGACGCTGGCCCAGCACTGGCCTCCAGCCTGCCTCTGGTCACTGTGCCACAGGAGCTCAGGGCAAGGGTACCACCCTGCTGCCTGCGGGTCTCCTGGGCCCTCCTGTCGGCCAGGCTGGGCTGAGCACCTTGCAGACAGCGGCTCACTGACCAGCGCCCCAAACCCACCAAGTGGACGCTGCTGTTCCCAGGCCTGGAAGGGCCACCGAGAAGGCCTCTGCTTCTAGCCCTGCACACGTGGCCTCCTCGGAGGACTGCATCAGACAGATGGAGGGTAGAAATGAACACAGCgggggctgggggggctggggctggggctcagtggtagagcacttgcctggcatgtgtgaggccctgggatggatcctcagcaccacataaaaataagtaaaataaaagtattgtgtccattctgttaaaaaagaaagaaggaaatgaacaTGGCCGTGATTCACGCTAAAGTGTCATGCCTTTTGGGTtgtgtgtggttttattttattttattctgggactggggatggaatccaggagtgctctaccactgagccacatcctcagcccttcatattgttttattctgagacagagtgtcactaagttgctgaggctggctttgaacttgagatgcccctggcttagcctcccaagtggctgggtcacaggcgtgggccaccatgcccagcttgtttGTGGTTTTCCATGATGCGGTTCACCCTCTGTGCGAAGTGGCAAGTGAAGAGTTCAGTCAGCTGGCCGTGGGCAGTGTTGGAGCGGGTGGGGATGCCCCCCAGGGGGGCAGAGCGTGACTTTGGGGCAGCAGTGAAGAGGCAGGGGGAGGACCCTCTCCGCCTGAGCCCGCTGGCCTCCACGTCTGCAGGGCTGGGGCCTGACTTCACCATGCCTCTCCACAGGGGTGGATGACGCTGAGTCGGAATGTGGCCTGGACGACTTTGGGGACTTTGACTGGGTCATCGAGAACCACGGAGATGAGCAGCACCTGGAGCAGCAGTTGGCCAAGCTGCTGAAATTCATCCACTCGAGACTTTAGCTGTCAGGCTCCGAAGTGAGCTGGGCGTGCTGGGCTGGCACGGGGTTGGCTCTGCAGGATGTGGGGGTCCCCACCCTGACCAAGGTGGGGGAGCAGACAGGGCCTGTCCAGATTTCTTGGGGCAAGGGCGGATGGTTGTCAGGCAAATCAGAGAACCTTGAGGGAGCTGGCTCTCTGTGGGGAAGGCGCCCGACTTCCCTGCCTCCTCAGGAGGACACTTGGAGGGCACAGGAGGGAGGATTCTGCGTGCTTGAAGCAGGAACATGGCCATTGCCACGGGAGCCAGGCCTGTTGGCTCTGGTGGCCCTCCCTGTCTGGATGTTCTCAGCCCCTTGTTCTGGGCAAGGACCCAGAGCTCCCTGGTGTGCTTACTAATAAACCTCCTGGGGACACACACGCAGAGCCGAtctctctcctgtccccagtgccAACCTGGACCGCGTGGGGCTCGGAGGGCCCTGGGTGTCATGGTGGATGTGGGTCCTGCATCACCGTGCACCTGCTGGTTGGCATCCTGTGCCTGCACCCCGCAGGTGAGAGGCCTGTTGTGTTGCAGGTGGGGTTGGGATCTGAAGGTCTTACGCTCGGGGAGAGTTCCAAGAAAGACTTAGTGTCCCATACAGAGTGTCTCCAGAGAGTGTCCTCATGTTTATGTGGCTTTTCACAATCTCCAGATTTCATCATAGCACCCTGTGGGATGGGCAGGGACAGTGTTTTCCTGTGCATTGAGCATATGCCAAGAACTCAGAGCGGTCAAACAGTTGGCCAGGGTCAGAGGGTCAGGTGTCAGGGCTCAGAGTGAGATGCAGCCCCGATGCCTGGCCCAGCCCCATCCGCCACGTCGCTGTGAACATGGCACTAAGCCCCTCAGCCACTTGCCCTCCCTGGCCAAGTTGAAGTGCCCCAGCTCTGTAGCCCTGGCTTGTTCTCCTCCCCAGGTTCTGCCAGTGCTCACAGAAAGGGGGCCACAGAAGCGGTTGATGTTCAGTGTGACCCAGCACAACCCGGCACACCCTTCCCCATCACCACCACGTTGCTGGGCCCCCGACCCTGAGCGCACTACGAGGGGCAGGACCTGGGCTGTTCCCCAAAGCGCTCTCAGCTAGGGGAGGGACAGATGTGTACCCCAAGGTGCCAGAATGCTGAACTCCATGCCAGAGAGAGCCTGAGGGGAGGTGGCTGGGACCCAGTGGCACTCCAGGCCCCACACGCCCAGGTGAGCCCTGGCCCTCTGTGCTGGGCGCACTGTCCCTGCTGCTAGGGAATCTTCCTCTGAGCCAGAGCAGACGCTGGTGAACGAGCCCAGTCATGGAAGTGACCCAAAGTCACCGGGTCCAAGTCCAATGGAGGTCAGGTCTTTGGATCCCACACTGGGACAAGTGTCCCAGAGGAAAGGTGGGGCAGGGGTCTGCCTGCAACTCTGGAAGAGCCCTGAGCTGGAGACTCAGGGTTCCCAGGGGCCCCAGGGCCACTGGTCCAACAGTGACCTGAAGTGGGACCCCTCAGGGGTCTCCCCAAAAAGACACTGAGTGAATCTCAGCATAGAGCCACACAGAACCCGAGGTGATCGTCAAAGCTCCTACTTCCTGTAGGTTGTTTCTATttattgttgattgattgatagaAGAACAGTTCCCTTAACAAGGGTGTATGGGTGAGGTGCGGGGAGCTGTGGCAGGGCTGCAGTCAGATGAGGCATTGTGGCCTTGCCCTCGACTGCCCTGGAGGTTGGGCAGAAAGGTGTCCTGTGTCACTCTCGGGCTTGGCAGAAGGTTGTGCAGGGCATAAGGAAGGCAGAAAAGGCTTTGGGGTTTAGAAAGAGGGAGGTGCTTGTGGGAGGGAAGGACGGTGGGTACAGGGTTGGCCTGAAGGTGGCATCTTGGATGGTGTTGGGGGCCTAGAGGGATTGACACAGTTAGGAGAGAGGAGCCTGACAAGGACAGGAGGCAGAGCCGACCCAGCAGGGAAGGACACAGGTGTCTggccagggagaggaagggggagctAGGATaggtttcttttttggtactgggggttgaacccagggtgctcaaccactgagcctcaccccagcccatgtttatattttatttagaaacaagatctcactgagttgcttagggcctcactaagttgcagagactggatttgaattcatgatcctcctggctcagcctcctgagctgctgggattttaggtgtgcgCAGCCATGCCTGGCCCCATGGTAGTTTGAAGAGGGGAAGGAGCCGgtgatgtgctcagtggtagagtccagCAGCCTGGGGTcctaggttcaatgcccagcattgcaaaagaggattaaaaaagaaggagaaaaaagacgGGTAGGGAGAACAAACAAGGAGAAATTCCACAAGGTTCCAAGCAACACGAGACAGGCCCGGGGAGAGCCAGGGTTCTTGGAAAGCAGACAGATTGGTGATGGTGTCCAGCCTCGTTCTGACTCAGCCCACCATGTTCTCGACAGTCAAACTGGCTCCACTCGAGAAGGGGGCAGAGGTACCCATCCAGCGGCAGAGTTGGAACCTCCTGGTTGTGGGTGAGGAACCACGTGCTGCCAGGTGTGATCACCTCCTGGGTCCCTGCGTGTCTCACCATGCATGCCATTGCATCCATTTCCTGGGCTCCTGGCATGGGCCACAGTGGCCCTAGGAGCTGAGGGACACAGCTGCAAGAGAGACATGGTCCCTGCCACTGGGGAATCTGCCTTCCAGTGAGAAGACCAGGAAGAAGACACAGGTGGGTCCAACAGAACCTGGCACCGAGGGGCCACAGCAGTCCCCAGAGATGAGGAACACAGGCCTGTGCCCAAGGCTGTGGTTACTGCCCTCCCCTGGGGGACGTCCCTCTGTGTGAGGGAATGTGCTGGTACCTCCTTGCTTCTGAAGGCGGTCAACCCCTGCCTTCTCGGGCCATGAGGTAAAGCTCTAGATGGACGTGAACCTGCCAAATGTGGTACCAGGGTAAGGGCTCACTGAGAGTTAAGTGAGAAGAACAGGAGGCGGGGTGGCATGGccagggtggggggctgggggtcTCCTGTGGAGGAGCAGAGAACCCTGGGAGGGGGGCCTGCTTTCTGAGGAGTGACAGGCTTGAGATGTGGGAGTCAGAGTCCAGCCCCACCTGGATGGACTGGCACTGATGCCTTTAAAGGGTGGCCCAGTGGCTGATCAGAGCTGCCTCTGCTGGACTCGCAGTTCTTCCGCACTGTGTTGTTAGCTGCCACTTCTCTAAATATGACTTTAGTCCCCCATGTTATCACGGGGGATTTAGCTgcttgtctgtgtgtgtgtgtgtgtgtgtgtgtgtgtgtgtgtgtgatttttatttatttttttggtaccagggattgaaccagggttgctttatcactgaaccacatccccggccctttttatattttatttagagatagggtctcactgaattgcttagtgccttcctaagttgctgaggctggctttgaacttgcaatccacctgcctcagcctcccaaactgctgggattatagttgtgtgccaccagACCGGCTGGCTGCTTCTATTTTAAGACATTCTCCTCACCCTACTACTATTCTTTGCTAGCTTCGTGGTTAAAATCTCAgagaatagttatttttaaatattatgtatatattcttttaatcCTTTATAACACTAatattcttttaagattttttattattcCACTTctaaatagctttattgagatataattagcATAATAACTGcacttatttaaaatgtacaattggGTAACTTTCAACATACGTATACATCTGTGAAACTTATGACAATGACATGTCCATCACCCTCCAGATCTCCTGGTATTCCGTCTGGTCCCTCCTCTCacctctccctgcctctcctccctcaTTCACAAGCAATCAACCATTGATCTCCTTTCCGTCTCCATAGAGTAGTTTGCATTTCAAGAATTTTGTGTAAGACATCATAGAGTGTCAGTTCTGTTTTGTCTGCTTCTTCtatcatataattattttgagattcgtCCACATTATTGCAGGTATCAAGAATTCATTCTcacaaataacacacacacacacacacacacacacacacaaaagagaattCATTcccagtagaatgaatgggacatcactttcctatgttcatatatgaatacacgatgAGTGAAACCCCAtatcaggtacaaccacaagaatgtgtgtatgacatgtcaaaatacactctagtgttataaaaagaaaaataaataaagaattaattcCTTTTTGTTGCTGGTATGTGGCATGCCTATACCGTAATTGTTTACCTGTTcgcctgttgatggacatctggatTGTTCCCAATGTTTGGAGAAGACAAAGCaactatgaacattcatgtacaattCTTCCTATGTACACgtactttcatttctcttgggtaggtacatttttaattttttttaagaaactgccaaaccgTTTCTAAAGTGGCTAGGCCACACTGCCACCAGTAGTGAATGAGAGCTTTGGTTAGTCTGCATCCTTACCAgtacttcaatttttaaaaattttagccattctgatatATGTGTAGTGGTATCTCACCAgcatttcatttgcattttcctgatgatgatTGTGATACAAAACCCATATTCATGTTTGATTAACTCTCAAAAAGCTAGAAATAGAATGGAATGTCCTCAACCTGATAATGAATATCTACACAAATTCTACActcagcagtgtgtgtgtgtttgctggtGAAATACTAAGTACTTTCACTGGAGGTTGGAGCAAGGCACGATGTCTGCTCTCTTCACCTCCTCAACATTCTGATGGCGGTTCTAGCTCATGcaataagacaaaaaaagaaatcaaaggcatcCAGATTGGGAAAGGAGAAATGAAACTGTTCACAATGATATGATCATGTATGTAAAACATGTGATGGAATCGCCAAAAAAAGCTACTGGTACTGATAATGAGTTCAATAAGTTTGCAAACTACAAGatcaataacaaaaatgaatTGTTTCTAGTTGTCAGCAATAAGCAatcaaaaatggagaaaataaagctGATTACAGTAGCACAGAAATGTGAAGTAGAGAGAAAACTGACATAACACAGGTAAGACCTGTACACTGAAGACTACAAAACActgctgagagaaattaaagaattaaatgagcATAAGATTATATGGTTATTGACAGGTTAGAAAACTcagtattttcattattcattttttaaaatttatttttagctataggtggacacaatatctttattttttatgtggtgctgaggatcgaactcagtgcctcacacatggtaggcaagcgctctaccactgagccccaaccccagcccctcattattcatttttcaaaaagttatgtataggggctggggatgtggctcaagcggtagcgcgctctcctggcatgtgtgcggcccgggttcgatcctcagcaccacatacaaacaaagatgttgtgtccaccgagaactaaaaaataaatattaaaaattctctctctctctcctctctcaccctctctttaaaaaaaaaaaagttatgtataATTAACTGGatgtggtagtacatgcctgtaatcccagttgcttgggaagctgaggcagaaagatggtaagttccaggccagccccaggaatttagcaagaccctcttccaaaataaaaaataaagaggactgtaTATAATTCCATACAACGTACCGATCCATCTTAAGTGTATAGTTccatgagttttgacaaatgcactGGCTGTATAACAACCCCTAATTGAGATAGAAATCATTTCTAACATTTTAGAAAGTTACATTTTAATCCTTCCTATTCAATCCCTCCCCTCCCAGAAACAGATGATTCTGCTTTGTTTTGCCTGTTCTAGAGTTTCCCGTAAATGGCTACCGTCTCGTTTTAAACCGAATTTATGAGCATCCTTCATTTTTTAGACTTCGCTGGTTTTCTCCTTTCAATCTTTTAGTGGTACCTGGGCTTcctcatttttgaatttttaaaactttgattcCTCTCCCTGCGGTCGATGGGTCTCCAAATGTTGTCTTTTCATAAAGCTGCGTGAGTGATACATTTCCCAAACCCATGTCTATGAGAGAATGGCATTTTATTGTCCCCACCTGTGTACTATGGCTGCACAGGATCCATGGCCGCTTCCCTGCCTGCTAGTGTCTAGGTTGCCTGGTCTGAGGTCGCCTtgacttttgtttctttgaaggTAAGCGACctcctttttctgtcttttatttttgacattcaaACTCTGGCATTACCCAAGGTAGAACATGGACACATTTTAAGAAAAGGCTGGTGACTTATTGTTCCTTGTAAAGCATCATGGAATAATGAGATGGAGATTTAAATGTCTTGTCTATTGGAGCGCTTGCTGCATCCGAGGCAGTCACCTTGGGCGTTGGGCTCTGAGGATGTTTGCCTCTGCCAAAGGACCTGGCTGCAGTGATGGCAGATTCTCTTCCTCTGAGGATCTGGACTTTTGGAAACAACAGAAGACAACTTGGTGCTAAAGTCCGGTGAAGCGGGCAGGGGTGAAGGATGCGCCTTGTTTACAGGAAAGATAGTGCCTACCATGTACCCATTCTAAAACTCCGCccaataattatttcattaatttgggGGCTTGGAACCCAGTTCTCATGTATGCCACGCAAGGGCTCTAGcattaccattgagctacccagcctttttattttttattttgagacatggtctccctaaattgctgaggctctcactgagttgccgaggctggccttgaacttgcgatcctcctgcttctggtTCTGAGTTAATTCTTAGAGAAGAAGATGCCTTAGCATCCATGCCTCGGTACCTTTCATATGCCATTCACTGTGCCTGAAGTGCCCTTCCTGGTTGCTTGGGTTTGGACCCTCTCCATTCCCAGGGTGCGGCACCTTGTGTACTTTCTCCCTCTTCCACCAGCTGGCGAGcaattatgaaacatttttttttcttttgaatctctGGTGCCTGGCACCTAgtaggtcttttctttttttggtaccagagattgaacccaggagtgcttaaccactgaaccacatcctcgcCTGAGAACACTCAGGGTCACCCCAGGGGAACTGTGCTgcacgaaataatcacacaagagacagagagtCTTTTTCTTTGGGAACCTGTGTTGGCTCCTGTGACCtgaagggtctgcagaaagagagagagagctgaccccttttatctaggagaagccattcaaacgAGGcagggggtcaggtttcagggggctgagccTAGCTCCaggatgtctgctgtcagcaggttgactgacctctaggaaggccacacccaagggcagagcagGAGAAGCGGACACACAGAGGcctttccatggaacattctatcccacaGGGCAAAGGGGTCGTATCaccaaggaacaggtgagtgtagctgaACCCCACGGGTGACACTCCTACACCTGAAGACATGCCTTCCACTTCCAGAGCTGGGACAACACCGAAGTCACCACGAAATGTCGTGGCTGGTCAGAGCCTCTCGCTTCAGGCCTGGAAGGCGTGGGTCATTCCGAGTGGCTCCCACACCAGCCCtcgatttttacatttttcatttagagacggggtcttgctaagttgtgcaGGGCCcgctcagttgctgagactggccttgaacttgcagtcctcctgcctcaacctcctgtgctgtggatcacaggcatgtgccaccaggcctgccaCCTGGGCCACCTAgtaggtcttttctttttttgtggtgctggggcttgaacccttgtgcatgtgaggcgagcactctgccaactgagctatgtccccagccccacctaaTAGGTCTTAAGAAACgtttctgaaaaaacaaaacaataactgAAAGTGCTGGGAAATGCCGTGCTCTCCGAGGCTCGCTGTCGAGCGGTCGGCACCATCTGGGCGTCTCGAGTCAGGGGGCGTCTGAAGCAACAGCAGCCTGTCTCCCGCTGCAGCGCTCTTTTTCCTACACCAGTGGCAAATGTTTGTCAGCTCTCAGGGGACAAAAAAGCCCTGATTGGTAGCATTTGATCTTTTCTGAGGTGTAAAAACTTCCGAGATGGCTGATTTCAGGCAACCAACGGGATGTCAACTGGCCAGCAAAATTCCTGACCGTTTAAAACTTGGCCCTTGCAAACCAGCAGAAGCTGGCGACTCTAATGCACCTGTGTAAAATCCTCTAATTCATTCAGCATTTGGACAGCCCTTTTGCTGTTTATttactactattatttttaacattattattatcattaatagtaatagtagtagtagggcttaaacccaggggtgctctaccactgagctacacccccagtcctccttttttttttttaccacttgtattttttttggggggggggaatggtcatgctgggcattgaacccagggccttgtgcatgcaaggcaggcactctgccaactgagctatgtccccagccctttttttaaaaaatatatatatatattttgatgtcgatggacctttattttatttatttatttatatgtggtgctaagaatcaaatccagagcctcacacaagccaggcaagtgctctaccactgagccacaaccctagccccacccccaagtcctttttactttttattttgagacagggtcttgctaagttgctgaggccagccttgaacttgggatcctcctgcctcagtcccaagtcactgggatcacaggtgcgtGCAACCACACCCAGTCCCCccctttaatcttttaatttgttatttttggttaTGTCTGACAGTAGAGTGTATCTTGACATACATACGTGGAGTAGAAATATTTGTCCTGTCCCCTTGTGACCTGATAACAAGTAACTGGGAGGGAGTTGAGTGACATTTGTTATAGGGGGACCCACGGCTCTCTCTCATGGTCTAGTTTTGCAATTTAGATGTTTAATCCTTTCTCTTCAGGTGAGTCCAGGGAGCGTCCAG
This genomic interval from Urocitellus parryii isolate mUroPar1 chromosome 11, mUroPar1.hap1, whole genome shotgun sequence contains the following:
- the Pmvk gene encoding phosphomevalonate kinase — its product is MAPQGGAPRLVLLFSGKRKSGKDFVTEALQSRLGADICAILRLSGPLKEQYAQEHSLDFQRLLDASTYKEAYRRDMIRWGEEKRRADPGFFCRKIVEGVSQPIWLVSDTRRVSDIQWFREAYGAAMQTVRVFASEQSRQQRGWVFTPGVDDAESECGLDDFGDFDWVIENHGDEQHLEQQLAKLLKFIHSRL